The Pseudomonas fluorescens genome segment GCATGACCCGCAGCAATCCGAAAATCGCCCACAGCCTGATCGAAAGCATGGCGCGGCGCATCGACGAGCTCAACAAGCAGCTGACGGGATCGAACAGTCAGGTAACGCCCGTATACACAGGCCGTTGACGCCCTTGCCGGGACAAAACGACAGAAATGAAAAAACAGTAGTTGACTCGTTAATGAGAATCGCTATGATTATCACAACTGGTCGCGAGATCAGTCGATATTCTGAAAAGCCCTTGGTTCGGACTCTCAGATTATCTCCTCATCAGGCTAATCACGGTTATTTGACCCGGTTTTTACCGGGTCTTTTTTTGCCTGTGGAAAAGTCATTTTTTGCCGAACTGTTTACGCATTTCGGCGCAATAATCCGGTTTCGGTGTGGCGGGGGTGAACCAGACATAATCAGCCATCGCCGCCGTGATCTGACTGCCCTGCTCCGCCAGCATCAGCACCGTCGGCGCTTCGGGCGCGCCCAGATCCAGCACATGCAGCGGCACACCGACATCCTTGCGCGCGTGATACGCACCCGCCAATAACAAGGCAGGCGCGGGCGCCGCCAACAATCGCGAGGCCATGCGTCGATCCCGCTGTTGCTGAACCGCCAGCATCGCCGGCATCTGTGATGACGGCAGCAAGCCGCAGTGAGAATCGCCGATCTGCTCCAACAACGTTTCTTTCACAGATTTGGCGTTGCTGCGCTCGCCGCTCAGGACAGGAGGATCGCGATAGAACGCGCGAATTTCGATGTTATCGAGATTGGCCGCCAGCAAAGGCCAGGATTGCGTCAGGGCGAACCGAACAATCGGCCCGTAGAGATTCCAGTCCCAACCGTCCTGCCAGGCCAATGCAGCAGGAAGATCCGCCGGCGGCGTTGAGGCATGTCGTACGTCATCAACCCGCGACTGTTGATCGGGTGTCAGCATTTCCAGCAGGAGGCTGCCCTGAGGGCGCGAGTCTTCGAGGTT includes the following:
- a CDS encoding ChaN family lipoprotein, whose translation is MRRTLLLAVVWLAGCQHVAAPPVVGEIRDLRTGERLTAQQLLTQLSNPSRVVIGEQHDNVDHHAIQLWLLQNLEDSRPQGSLLLEMLTPDQQSRVDDVRHASTPPADLPAALAWQDGWDWNLYGPIVRFALTQSWPLLAANLDNIEIRAFYRDPPVLSGERSNAKSVKETLLEQIGDSHCGLLPSSQMPAMLAVQQQRDRRMASRLLAAPAPALLLAGAYHARKDVGVPLHVLDLGAPEAPTVLMLAEQGSQITAAMADYVWFTPATPKPDYCAEMRKQFGKK